The following DNA comes from Palaemon carinicauda isolate YSFRI2023 chromosome 27, ASM3689809v2, whole genome shotgun sequence.
AATGTGGGACGTTTTTGCGATTTTTACTAATTGCTGTCTTGGATTATGGCATATTTTGCGAGAGTAACTGGTTCAGATCCGCATGAGCGTGTTTATATCAATCATAATGTTTGCTatgaagatcatcatcatcatcatctcctacgcctattgacgcaaagggcctcggttagatatcgcctgtcgtctcttatcttgagctttttaatcaataattctccagtcgtcgtcatctacttcacactcttctagtgccttgttgagccaggttgaaagtttggtgagctaatctctcttggggagtgcaaagagcatatcgAAACCATCCCCATTTACCCcttaacatgatctcatccacatatggcactcgagtaatttcttatagtttcattgctaatcctatcctgccatttaattcccaatatccttcctaaggcctttttttctcaaatctactaaatctattggagagttTATTATTATGAAGTTGAAGTCTATTTTTATCCTTTCTCCTTGATGCAACTTCAGAGATTATGTTTTAAGCGCCTTTAACTGAAAAATTGTCGTAATGGAAATCAAAACCTAACTTGCAGTGATGAATTAGCAAAAGGCCTAAAAGTGgattttcatagtttcatttttgtAACAATTATAGGAAAATCATTTAACAATTGTCTGAGTACTAATATATCTCTGTTTAAATCTTCATTTATTGATTTGCACATCTTGAAATCTTGTTTGCTTTCGTTCTACTACAATTCAATCTACTATAAATTCGTTGCCGCACATCTGAAGTTACAGCAATACATAATCGTGCAATTTATTACTATACTTATCTGTATCAGTGCATATAGGAAAGGATTTGCTTGATTCGCCAAACTGCATAATCTTCTAATCATTTTAGATGAGATTAATATTTTGCTTAGGTTGTCAGTTGGGTCTGAAGGCCTGGTTTTAAAAAGCAAGGAATAAATCGGAATTTTCAAACTATTGAGAAAAAATTTAAGGTCAACGCCACAGTTACTGTGAATGTTACAGTTGGTTATGCCACAGTCACTGTGAATGTTACGGTTGGTTATGCCACAGTCACTGTGAATGTTACGGTTGGCTATGCCACAGTCACTGTGAATGTTACGGTTGGCTATGCCACAGTCACTGTGAATGTTACGGTTGGCTATGCCACAGTCACTGTGAATGTTACGGTTGGCTATGCCACAGTCACTGTGAATGTTACGGTTGGCTATGCCACAGTCACTGTGAATGTTACGGTTGGTTATGCTACATCCACTGTGAACGTTATAGTTGGTTATGCCACAGTCACTGTGAATGTTACAGTTAGCGAGCCTGTCATTTTATAGGAGGCGAGGTTAACATTGTCAGGTGAGAGAGGCACATGTTCAAATCCCAGAGTCCTTTTTGACGTATTCAGGAGCGGGAGCCATCGTACTCACCTGGTAGGTGGGGCTGTAGGATTGCCATTTCTGTAGACAATGGGGGAAAGCCAGTGATTCGAGACTACGTAAATGCTGATTGGGAAAAATGATTTGCCTTAGGTAGGCAGGTCAATGTTTGAGGTCATTGAAATAAGATTAACGTCAGCTGTAGCTGTTCCAAAGAAACACACAAAAAGATTAAATTGTGAGAGGATTTATAATAGTTGATTGCATTCAATTAATTTCAaggcaaaagggtttgtattcttCCTTCCACTAGATGAAAAATTAATGCAATTTAAAAGGGCCAGAATGTTAATGTTTATTGTGCAATTTTATCTGTCGTTTGTAAGATTTGCCCTGTTTTCTGATTGATTATCTGAAAGTAacttgaaagaagaagaaatatttggttTCATAGATAAGTATTTGggagaaattgaaaaatattaggGTATTTCAATTACTCTATTGTGAGGGGACTTTCATTCATTTACGATTGAATTAAAGATGCATAATGCCTTTAATTGCATAATTGCATACTCATACCGTAAAGGGTTTGCCTGGCATCGACGTGGTAAAAGATACCCTTTATTATCAAACATATAAACGACCCTTGAGTAAAGCCTTACTtgaatatttatcttatataaCATTACAACTTTTTATTCCAAAATATTCCAggcttatgaatttatatatacactaaataaagTAATGTTAACTCATATGACCTTGAAGTTCTTGCTTGGTTCTTTTGGTTTATATTGGAAGTAATTCCTTTCGTTGttattatcaattgaatttttttatattgatcacTGCGAATTAGATAGGATAATCAGACATTCATATTCTTGTTCATAACTTCATTACTTTATATGTATTTAGCAGGCATACTGGTTCATATCTTTAACCATACATGTTAtgaatttgcagaaaaatattttttcttggtgCAATTTCTAGATTTATACTTTTTCATgtctgaaagtttatttattttactaagggAAATTAATAAttgagaaaatataatttcatacttTTATTTAACAATGATAAAAGAATCATTTCCATCCAATCTTCCAGCTTTATTATTTTGATTCCGAGTAACCAAAATGCATAAAACCGGCGTCATTTTAGATGTGATTATTATTTGCGTAAATTTCTGCTTAGATGAAGAGTAGCAGTTATTGATATTTGGGTCCAAAGCCGTGGTCGTATCAGCAACAGAGATTTTAAGCCTAAAAATCCTTCATTAGAATTCTTTATTTGAATCCTCCGTCACTGTGAAGGTTGTTGTCATTATGCCTGGCATCTGGTCTGGCTTATTCAGTGCCTGGGGCCTTTGCCACATTGATGTGGTGGGAGGCGAAGTTGGCACTGCCAGCTGGGAGAGGAGCAACGTGTTCGGATCCCAAAGTCTTGGCGACGTATCCTGGAGCGGGAGCCACGGCTGCGCTCACCTGGTAGGTGGTGAAGGCAGGAGTGCCAAGGCTGTAGGTTGCAGGGAGGATCATTGATGGTTGGTTAGGGATCATTCCAGCGGTCATGGGGGTCATGGGGAGGAATCCTGTGGCCTGGGGGATCATGCCTGCATTGTAGGTCATAGGGATGTAGGCAGCGCTAGCTACTCCCAAGAAACACAGTGCCAGGACAGCCTGTAGGAGTGAAAACGTTCGATGTTATAACTTGTTCTGGAACTGTTGCAGTGGATGAGATATATTTCAAGTACTGTTTATAAATGGTTCAAAAATTGGGATTAATTTTACTTAGAAATGGAGATTAAGAAGTTTGTAGTTCTTTCACTATGTGAACATTTACTTTTTCCTCTTGGAAGTGTTCTGTTACTGACTGAGTTAATTTTATTTTGATGCACATTTCGGTAATTCATCTAAGGTTTTTTATGCTTTTGACAATAACGAACGTCTAAATTGCCTGGTCAATGATTAAAATACTGCCGACATCTATGAACTAATATCTACAAATTAGAAAATAATGCTGGGATGTCTTTATCTTAATTTAATCTCTGGCAGTATGTTCCAAAGGaccttttaatgatgttactgtaatTTTTAATCAAGGGatgcattttcataaaaaaatttagtTATACGCTTCTTCAAATTTGATTTATACCCTTTAATTTTTTAATGGGTAGTTAAGCCTTATCCTTATGCTACTCGCAACTAGAAACTTGAAGATAGTTTATTATTATTGCCTTCAGTACATGTACACTGACACCAAGCTATTTTCGTAAGAGAACTCCTTCAGGTAAAAGAATAAAGTTCTTTGTTTTGATGTTGAGATTGCTCTGGTTTAGAACGATGGATAGGAGCTATATCATTATTTGATGAAAGGGAAATTTGatttcttgtttttataaagaaactACTTAAGTTTGTGGAACTTTGATTTCAATCGCGAGTG
Coding sequences within:
- the LOC137621075 gene encoding uncharacterized protein, coding for MKAVLALCFLGVASAAYIPMTYNAGMIPQATGFLPMTPMTAGMIPNQPSMILPATYSLGTPAFTTYQVSAAVAPAPGYVAKTLGSEHVAPLPAGSANFASHHINVAKAPGTE